One Paenibacillus sp. SYP-B4298 genomic window, GCAGCCAGGCAGAAGCACGCCCAAGACGACCTATCAGGTGGAGGCATTCGTGAACGGTCAGTCCGTTGCATCGGCTGCGGAGGTGGAGCTTTCCACAGGACAGCCGGTCGTGCTCGATATAGGCAGCACACCTGCGTTGTCCAACAAGGTTGATCTCATGCTGGTCGTCGATACAACCGGCTCGATGGCCGACGAGCTGCAGTATTTATCTGCCGAGCTGAAGGATGTCGTGACCCGTGCTGCCGAGCAGAGCGGCGACAGGCTCGCCTTCCGGCTGTCGGCCAATTTCTACCGGGATCATGAGGATGAGTACGTCGTGCGATCCTATCCCTTCACGGAGGAGGTCGATGAGGTCGTGCGCCAAATGTCGGCCCAGTCGGCGGCGGGCGGCGGCGACTACCCGGAGGCGGTGGATGAAGCGCTGCAGGATGCGCTCTACGGGCATGAATGGAGTGAGCAGGCCCGAGCACGTCTGCTGCTGCTGGTGCTGGACGCGCCACCGCATGATGATCGGAAATCGCTGTCCCGGATGAGGGAGCTGACAGCGGAAGCGGCTCGAATGGGAGTGAGGATCATCCCGGTTGCATCCAGCGGCGTGGACAAGAGCACAGAATATCTGCTGCGCACTCTGGCTGTAGCGACTGGCGGGAGCTATGTGTTTCTGACCAATGACAGCGGCATCGGCAACGACCATATCGAACCGGACATCGACCAGTATGAGGTCAGACCGCTTAACGATCTGCTCGTGGAGCTGATCCTGCGCAATACACAGCAACAGTAGCTTACCGTATCGGATCTTTCCAGACATCACGAATACGGACAGCATCACAGGTCATCTCGCCTTGCGTGGAGCATCCACGCAAGGTTTTTTGGCTGCCAGAGGACAAGCAACAGCGTATTCGACTGACAGGAGCTAGCAAGAGTGTATCCGGTTGCCAGGGTCAAGCAACAGCCTATTTGACTGATAGGAGATGGCAAGAGTGTATCTGGTTGCTAGGAGCAAGCAACAGTTTATTTTACTTATAGGAAATGTCAAAAATGTATCCAGTTGCCAATAAGCAAGCAACAGCCTATTCGACTGACAGGGGCTAGCAAGAGTGTATTCGGCCGCCAGGGAGCGAGCAGCAGTGCTGAATAGGTGGATCAAGCGTCGTCATTGTACGGGTGTTAAGGAAAGGTTCAGGAGTATGTGTATACTTATAGGTATACCCACCATTAGATATACACCCCGTACATCCCATACATCGGAGTCGAAGCATGGGGCAAGCAGCGACATCCCTCCTGATTAGGCCGACTTGCAAACCACGAATTTCAATGACAGGTGAATTTCTCTGCGCAGGACTGGACAAAGACATGGACCTTCCTCCAAACTATACAATAGAAACGATCAGCTTGGGGCTTTGAGACATCATGAGATAGGAATCGGCTGTGGAGGGCGCACAGATGCTCGGGAAGCAGCCAATGGGCAATACATCGCAAAATGTATAGGGGAAGGGATTCATGTGAGCGGTCATATGCAGGATGAATACGGCTGGAATACAGTCTGGGGAAGGCTTAAGGCCTCCCCGCTTGGCGACCGCGCCATCGTGCTGTCTGCAGCCTTCGAGCCGGAGGGACGCTCATGGGAGGCGCTGGCCAGGCTAGCGTATGCGATGCGTATGAGGAAGCCGTCATGGCTTGAGGATGTGGTGCCGGCCTATGACACGGTGACGCTGTACTATCATCCTTATAAGCTGCACCGCCAGGCTGCTGTGCTTCGCAGCGGCCGCGAAGACGGGGACCGCGTGGATGGACGTATAAGCAGTGCTGGATCAAGCTCGGAGGATCGGGGCAAGGAGCTGCTAGTGCAGGCCTCGATGTCATCGTATGCTACGAGCGGGAAGTACGCTTCACCGGACGGGTGCATGTCAGGGGGAATGGCGGAGCGTCCGTATGATCTGGTCGCGCAGTGGATCGGGCAACTGCTGGGCGACTGGACGGATCAGGAGGAGGGTGAAGCATCGCGCCTCGTCCTGATCCCGGTATGCTATGGCGGTGCGGAAGGGCCGGATCTTGAGGAGGCGGCGCAGCGGGCAGGACTGTCTGCTGCGGAATATGTGGAGCTGCACAGCAACGCGGAATATACGGTAGCGATGATGGGATTCATGCCAGGCTTCCCGTATCTGGTCGGCTTGCCGCCGCAGCTTGCACAGCCGCGGCGGAGCGAGCCGCGCACGCGCGTGCGCGCAGGGTCGGTTGCCGTCGCTGCGGAGCAGACGGGCATCTATCCGGTGGATGCACCGGGCGGCTGGCAGTTGATTGGACGCACGCCCTTGAAGCTATTCGATGCATTGGCAGAGGACCCCGCCCTGTTGCGGACGGGTGATCGCGTTCGCTTTGTCCCGATCTCGCCGGAGCAATGGGCAGGTGCGGAAGGAGCGTGGGGCGGATGAGTCTGATGATCATCAAGCCTGGGCTGTATGCGACGGTGCAGGACATCGGCAGGCCGGGACTGCGGCATGCCGGTGTTGCCCAGGGAGGGGCGATGGACAGCTACGCGCTCCAGGTGGCGAACCTGCTCGTCGGCAACGATCGCGCGGCGGCAGGACTGGAGCTGACGCTCGTCGGACCGACGCTGCTGGCGGAGCAGGATCTGCTGCTGGCGCTGACGGGCGCCGATATGACGCCGAAGCTGGCGAGCGGCGAGAGCGTGCCGATGTGGCGGCCGGTATGGCTGGCCGCCGGAGAGACGCTGGTGCTGGGGCGCGCGGCCGCCGGCTGCCGCGCCTATGTGGCGGTGGCGGGCGGCATCCTCGCGCCGCCGCAACTCGGCGGGCGCGGCACCGATGTGCGCGCCCGAGTGGGCGGCCTAGCTGGCCGCCCACTCGCCGCAGGCGATGCGCTCCCCTGCCTGGGTGCAGGGAGCTGGCGCCGCCTGCGGCTGCGCTGGCCGCGATGCTCAGCCAGCGCGCCCGCAGCCAGGGCCGCCGCATGGGCATGGCGGCCCCGGCCTGGTATGCGCCGCCGCGAGCCTACGGCGGCGCCAGCGCGGACGGCATCGAGCTGCGCGCGATGCCGGGGGCGGAGCGCGGGCAATTCAGCGAAGCTGCCCGCGCCGCCTTTGAGCGGGAGCCGTTCACGGTGGCTCCCGCGTCCGATCGGATGGGGCTGCGGCTTAGCGGCCCCATCCTGGAGCGCCTGTCCCGTGCGGAGCTGCGCTCGCACGGGGTGGCGCCCGGCACGGTGCAGGTGCCGCCGGGCGGGAATCCCGTCGTACTGGCCGCGGATTGCCAGACGACCGGAGGCTACCCCAAGCTGGCGCAGATTGCCTCTGTGGATCTGCCGCTGCTCGGCCAGGCACGCCCTGGCGATCGTATCTGGTTCCGAACGATTGCGCTTGCACAGGCGCAGCGCCTTGACCTCGAGCGCGAGCGTGAGCTGGCACGGCTGGAGCAGGGCATACGCCTGGCAGCATCGCGGGGCGATAGCCAGATCCGGGACGTGCAGGAGGCGTACAGTCCTTAGGCTAGCCAGGTGTGAGGCGAAGCCAAGGAGACAGGAGTAGCCCGATGAGGCTGCCTGCCGCTTCCGGTGGTGTACCCGTAGCGCAAAGCGGTACGCCGGGGAGTCGTCAACTTCCATCCTTGTGTAGTAATTAAGGTATTTTTGAAAATTAGTCTATATCATTTTGGCTGTGGTCGTTTATACTAGATGCAGTTGAGAAATATTTTCCACTGTAAGCGAAGCGAAGGAGCGCATCCGTTCAGATTGGCTGCAAATCAGGTGCGCCGAGGATGGCGGGCGTTCGCCTTAATATCCGCTCAGGGTGTAGAAGGGGTACGGAAGTTGAAAACAATCGATTTAAACTGTGATATGGGTGAAGGCTTTGGCGCTTATGCCTTCGGTCAAGATGATCGGCTGCTGCCTTACATTTCGTCGGCTAACATTGCCTGCGGCTTTCATGCGGGCGACCCGCATATTATGCGCGATACAGTGGAACGGTGCCTGGAGGCCGGGGTGGCTATAGGGGCTCACCCGGGACTGCCTGACCGTCTCGGCTTTGGACGACGGGAGCTGTCCATTACTGCGCGCGAGGCCTATGATTATCTGCTCTATCAGATCGGCGCTCTGGAGGCGTTCGTGCGTGTTGCCGGAGAGCGGCTGAACCACGTGAAGCCCCATGGCGCACTGTATCATATGGCAGGCCATCGGCCGGAGCTGGCCGACGCAGTCATTCAAGCCGTGCGTGCCGTGAACCCGCAGCTCATGCTGTATGCCCAGGCGGGCAGTCTGCTGCTGGAGCATGCCAAGGCAGCGGGGCTGACTGTTGCTGCGGAGGCATTTGCAGACCGCACCTATCAGCCTGGGGGCGGGCTTACGCCTCGTTCGCAGCATGGGGCGCTCATCGTAGAGCCGGAGCAGGCGCTGCGTCAGGCGCTGTCCATCGCGCAGAGCGGCATGGCCTACACCCCGGAGGGTGTGCAGGTGGCGGTGCGAGCGGATACGATCTGTCTGCATGGTGACGGATCGGGAGCAGCCGAATTTGCCAGGCTTCTGCAGGAAGGGCTGCAATCGGCAGGAATTCGAATTACGCGGCCTGGAGGTTCCCATGAGCTCTAGCAGCCAGTCAATCCGAATGATGAGCCGCTCGGAGCTGAAGACGGTCGGCGCAGCCGCAGCGGCGGGAGCAAGCTTCCTGCTGTTATTGTTGCTGCGCAGGGATGTCTATACAGTCTTCGATGCCGAGTCTTATCTCATGATGCACATCATCATCAAATTTTTCAGCTTTGCCATGTGCTTCTCTATTGTCTTTTTGGGAGCGATCTTCTTCGTCCATACGTTGTCCAGGCAGCGGCTCTATTCCGCCGCATTATTCCTCGTCGTCGGTATGATGGAGCTATGCGAGGCGCTCACCACATGGGGCGGGCTATCCATCCCGTTCGGCGAGCAGGGCGAGATATCCTTGTATAGCCTCGTTAGCGCATCCGGTCAATTGGTAATGGCGCTGGGCATCTTGCTTATATTTACACGGGAGGACAAGCAGCAGATGGCGCCCGTTCGACTGCTGCTGTTCTCGTCCGCGCTGGCGGGAGGCATAGCGCTGTGTGTGTTGGCTTCACAGGCTCCGCGCATGTTTCCGCTCGTGTTTGGCGGAGAGGGCTATATAATGATGCGCGAGACGTGCCAACTGATAACGATCGTGCTTCTGATACTTACAATTTTCATGATCATGTACCGCAACCGAGCCGATAAGCCGCAGGCGCTGCTGTTGATTGTCCAAGGGCTGCTGTTCTTTCTGTTCGCCAGTCTGCAATTCATGATCTCAAGCGCAGATGGAGACACGGACATGCTGGCCGGACAGTTATATAACTTGCTAGGCTACTATTATTTGCTGCGCGGCATCTATTACGTTACGCTTGAGGAGCCGCATCGACGCCATCGGCAGGCAGAGGAGCGCATCAACTTCCTTGCTTACCATGACGAGCTGACCGGCTTGTCCAACCGCAGACTATTCCAGGAGCGGCTAGGGGAAGAGCTGGTGCGCGCCCGCAGCAGCGGCAAAAAAATGGCGGTCATCCTCCTTGACATCGACCGCTTCAAGACCATTAACGATACACTTGGCCATTCCTTCGGGGATCAGATTCTGAGCGCGGTCGCTGGCAGGCTGCAGCGCATCGTTCCATACCCGAATTGCGTCTTTCGAATGGGGGGCGATGAGTTCACCATTATACTGCCTTATCTGCGCCTCCCCGAGGAGGCGATTCAGACGGCAGAGGCGCTGATGAGACTGTTTCATTCCCCGATTGCGATCGGCGAGGCGGATTACCACATCACCATCAGTCTGGGTATCTCGTTGTATCCCGATGACGGGGATAGCGTCGAGCAGTTGGTGAAGAACGCAGATGTTGCCATGTACAGTGCCAAGGCGCAGCGCAATGATTTCAAACGATTTACACCGCAAATGAACGAGCGCGCAGGCGAGCGGCTGGCGCTGGAGAATGATCTGCGGCGCGCGCTGGAGCACACCCAATTCAAGATGAACTATCAGCCGCTTGTTGAGCTGGAGACGGGTAGAGTGGTGGGCGTCGAAGCGCTCGTGAGATGGCAGCATCCGCAGCGCGGCATGATACCGCCGGGAGACTTCATCCCGCTCTCAGAGGAGACGGGTTTTATTCTGCCGCTTGGCGAATGGGTGCTTCGCGAGGCATGCCGTCAAAACAAGCAGTGGCAGGATGAGGGACTGCCGAAGATGATGATGTCGGTGAACCTGTCCATGCGCCAGTTCAAGCAGTACAAGCTAGTGGAGCGTGTAGCAGCTATATTGCGGGAAACCGGACTTGAAGCGCGCTATCTGGAGCTGGAAATTACGGAGAGTATGACGACTGAGGTGGATTATGCAGTGGAGACGCTAACCCGGCTGAAGGCGCTGGGTGTCCGCATTAGCGTAGATGATTTCGGCACCGGGTATAGCTCGCTCATCTACCTCAAGCGACTGCCGATTGACAAGCTGAAGATCGACCGTTCCTTTGTCAGCGATGTGATGCATGACAGCAATGATGCCGCCATTGTGAGCACGATCGCAGCGATGGCCAAGCACTTGAAGCTCCGTATTACGGCGGAAGGCGTCGAGGATGCCGCTCAACTGGAATTTCTGCGCAGACAGCAGTGCGAGGAAGCGCAAGGCTATTTCTTCGGGAGGCCGATGCCGCCCACCGATTTTGCCGCATGGCTGCAGCAGCATAAGCTAGTATAAGCCGAGGCTGGATGCATCCAACCGTGACAAGCGCTCCAGACCCTCTATGTAATGCACAAACG contains:
- a CDS encoding vWA domain-containing protein, which produces METKADDSTRNEASEPMPAADKAIQGAVGGQQGPEPRAGQLTAGEWTDVLNWGEWLDKLNGKEGADALQVWGMYPLHRLVIEVKSGDSPAADVKVAVKHPDGEVMWESRTDLQGRAYAYPLLFEQPGRSTPKTTYQVEAFVNGQSVASAAEVELSTGQPVVLDIGSTPALSNKVDLMLVVDTTGSMADELQYLSAELKDVVTRAAEQSGDRLAFRLSANFYRDHEDEYVVRSYPFTEEVDEVVRQMSAQSAAGGGDYPEAVDEALQDALYGHEWSEQARARLLLLVLDAPPHDDRKSLSRMRELTAEAARMGVRIIPVASSGVDKSTEYLLRTLAVATGGSYVFLTNDSGIGNDHIEPDIDQYEVRPLNDLLVELILRNTQQQ
- a CDS encoding LamB/YcsF family protein gives rise to the protein MKTIDLNCDMGEGFGAYAFGQDDRLLPYISSANIACGFHAGDPHIMRDTVERCLEAGVAIGAHPGLPDRLGFGRRELSITAREAYDYLLYQIGALEAFVRVAGERLNHVKPHGALYHMAGHRPELADAVIQAVRAVNPQLMLYAQAGSLLLEHAKAAGLTVAAEAFADRTYQPGGGLTPRSQHGALIVEPEQALRQALSIAQSGMAYTPEGVQVAVRADTICLHGDGSGAAEFARLLQEGLQSAGIRITRPGGSHEL
- a CDS encoding putative bifunctional diguanylate cyclase/phosphodiesterase, with the translated sequence MSSSSQSIRMMSRSELKTVGAAAAAGASFLLLLLLRRDVYTVFDAESYLMMHIIIKFFSFAMCFSIVFLGAIFFVHTLSRQRLYSAALFLVVGMMELCEALTTWGGLSIPFGEQGEISLYSLVSASGQLVMALGILLIFTREDKQQMAPVRLLLFSSALAGGIALCVLASQAPRMFPLVFGGEGYIMMRETCQLITIVLLILTIFMIMYRNRADKPQALLLIVQGLLFFLFASLQFMISSADGDTDMLAGQLYNLLGYYYLLRGIYYVTLEEPHRRHRQAEERINFLAYHDELTGLSNRRLFQERLGEELVRARSSGKKMAVILLDIDRFKTINDTLGHSFGDQILSAVAGRLQRIVPYPNCVFRMGGDEFTIILPYLRLPEEAIQTAEALMRLFHSPIAIGEADYHITISLGISLYPDDGDSVEQLVKNADVAMYSAKAQRNDFKRFTPQMNERAGERLALENDLRRALEHTQFKMNYQPLVELETGRVVGVEALVRWQHPQRGMIPPGDFIPLSEETGFILPLGEWVLREACRQNKQWQDEGLPKMMMSVNLSMRQFKQYKLVERVAAILRETGLEARYLELEITESMTTEVDYAVETLTRLKALGVRISVDDFGTGYSSLIYLKRLPIDKLKIDRSFVSDVMHDSNDAAIVSTIAAMAKHLKLRITAEGVEDAAQLEFLRRQQCEEAQGYFFGRPMPPTDFAAWLQQHKLV
- the pxpB gene encoding 5-oxoprolinase subunit PxpB; its protein translation is MSGHMQDEYGWNTVWGRLKASPLGDRAIVLSAAFEPEGRSWEALARLAYAMRMRKPSWLEDVVPAYDTVTLYYHPYKLHRQAAVLRSGREDGDRVDGRISSAGSSSEDRGKELLVQASMSSYATSGKYASPDGCMSGGMAERPYDLVAQWIGQLLGDWTDQEEGEASRLVLIPVCYGGAEGPDLEEAAQRAGLSAAEYVELHSNAEYTVAMMGFMPGFPYLVGLPPQLAQPRRSEPRTRVRAGSVAVAAEQTGIYPVDAPGGWQLIGRTPLKLFDALAEDPALLRTGDRVRFVPISPEQWAGAEGAWGG